In Phaseolus vulgaris cultivar G19833 chromosome 7, P. vulgaris v2.0, whole genome shotgun sequence, the genomic stretch AGTACTTCTTTGTGTTAAAGGTATGATGGGTAAAATGAAAAGGAAGAGATTTCTTTGACATTAGACACAACAGTAAAAACAATCACTTCACTATATTATAAtactattataatatttaaaattaaaaataaattaaatataattaaaatataattttattaagtttagataatattattttctactCGGTATGTTGTTAACATATCACTACTCCAATGAGAATATCTTAAGGAGACATTTAAACCATAACTTAAATGgatgaaacaaaaaaaaggTCTACTTTAATTTAGATACAACTGATCTACTTGATCAAATTCACTTTACCAGTTTTTTGCATCAATTTATATCTATTATATTAAATCTATAAGGTTAAGTCAAACTCGTACCACACTGAAAAATATCCACAAAATTGAACAGTAAGTCCTGACTTTTCAAACTTAAGGCATGGCCCTGCCATAGAATGGGACCTCAATTTCCTTGCACAAGGCTCTTTGAAATGCTCACAACAGTCAAAGCTATATACTTTATTAAACCGAGACTATAGGCTGCATAAACTATGAACCCAGTTTGACATCAGAACCATAATTTAAAGTGATCTACCATTAGGATTATACACTAGCTAGTATCTGTATTGCAGTTCTGGAGAGCTAGATACTTGCATTTAGGAGCACTAACTTTAACCAGCATAATGCGGGCAAGAAAAAATAATCCCTCATCAAATCAACCCAATGCTTCAAAACCAACATGGCTCAGGATTGTAAATTATTCAGGTATTTATCTTGCTTTATCTACTCTGCATGTTCATCCAGCACGAAGCATGGATAGGATTCCTTTAATATTTACTTTACAAATCTGCTAGAATAGTACAACAGATACACCATAGTTTGACAAGATTTCAGCAtacactagattgattgaagaAAACTTAAAATCATCATTTAGCGAGGGTATACTTCAGTGAGGGATACTTCATTCACAGACCATGGAACTGAACAGGAAGTAAATTGATCGGTGGTAGACTGATCAGATTCAAGTCCTTGGTTAAGCCTGTTAGGACCTCTTCCACGCAGAAAAGATGCTGGTTGTCGTGGCATTGACAAGGTAACTGAATAACTATTCAGCATAAGTGCAATGGTGGCCATTGATGGTCTGTCAGACGGATTTTCCTGAACACATAATAAACCAATGTGGATGCATCTGTTTACTTCATTTCTCGAACAAGAACCTCTCAGAGCGGGATCCAGAAACTCCATAGTTGTTTGCTCTGTCCATTTCTTCCAAGCCTGTGGTAGTATAATGTTAGTATTTAAACTAGGATTGTCTCATTTCCTCACCCACTGAAATAGTATGTAGCTAGGAATTGCAGCTAAGCATGGCATCAGCAGAGCAGAAGAAAGATACTATTGCTTATACTCACAAAGATTAAGAGGTCATCAGCGTGATTGGATTGATAAAAGTCAGTATTCTTCTTTCCACTCACAATCTCCAAAACCAAGACACCAAAGCTGAACACATCTGATTTCATAGAAAACTGACCACGCATGGCATATTCTGGAGACATGTAACCACTGTAACAACAGCATAATCCAGttatttagaaagaaaaaaaaaacaaaaattctgGAAAGAACAACCAAAGTTATAAATGCAAGAGGAGATGACTTTAAGACATTGGACTTACTAAGTCCCAACTATCCTTCCTGTATTTACTTGAGTCTGATCTGCCTGGAAAATTTTTGCCATGCCAAAATCAGAAATCTTTGAGTTCATATTTTCATCTAGTAAAACATTGCTAGCTTTGAGATCACGGTGAACAATTCTAAGTTGAGAATCTTCATGTAAATAAAGAATTCCTCTAGCAATGCCAACTATAATCTTGTAGCGTTTTGACCAATCTAACTCTCTTTGCTTTATAGAATCTACAAAATgtcaaaaaaaaatgaaatacccagattaaaatagcaaaatTACAACAATTTCTATTTACACAAAGCCATTAACCCTCCAATGTCGATGTTCAATGAAGTGATTCTGTTTATGAGGTGTCATATTAGTCTGTTGAGGGAAATCAATCACTGCACTAATTGAGATGTCACATATAAGAAAAGTACAAAGATACATACCAAATAGAAAGTAATCAAGGCTTTTGTTTGGTATGTATTCATAGATAAGAATCTTTTCCTGGCCCTCCAAGCAAAATCCCAATAGTCTCACTAAATTTCTATGTTGAAGCTTGGCAACAAGGGCAGCTTCATTCCTGAACTCTACTGCGCCCTGCAAGGAGGTTACTGACAACCTCTTCACTGCTATCTCCTGTCCGTCAGGGAGGACACCCTAAAAAAGGCATTGGAATGGACCAGTTAACTACTTTATCATAAAATGAAATATGTTTACTCAAGATTTAGCATAAACTTGCTTCATACCTTATAAACCACCCCAAATCCACCTTGGCCAATCTTGTTCTCATCCGAAAATCTGTTCGTGGCAGCTTCAATCGTAGCCAAGTCAAATTGCAAGGACTCCACATCGGTAAGATCATCAACAACTATACAGCAAAGAAAGACAGTAATCATCAGCAACCCAATTAAAGGCAAGTGAGACAGATTACATGAAACAATCActttgaagaagaaagagagattaCTTGAATCCTGGCGAAACGAATTAATGTATCTATTGCTTGCCCTCTTGCGTAGGAAGCAGACGCCAACAATGAAAAGTACCACCGCAACAACAATTGGGACAGCAATAGCCACAATTATAGAGATACTGCTTTTTCCTGTACAGGTTCATCACTTTCTAAGACACCCATTAACAAGGTTGATGGAATTTAGACACTGACAAAGCTGAGATTCACTTCTTTTAAGTACCTTCAGTCTTATTCTACAGCCAGAATTATAGTTTTACCTTGATAATTATACTGATCTTTAATGCAAATTATAAATGTAAAACTCCAATTTGATTAGAGAATACTAAATTATTAAGGAACTGCATATGAGCTTAGCACATGTTAATATGCTGTAAAACTTTGATACCTGAAGATGGGGAAAGAGACTCCGGTTTAGCAGATTCGGCGGAAACATTGTAAAAAGGGTACAATTCATATCTGACATTACAACTAGGAAGCAAGTTGCGTGCACCTCGCTTTCCTTCACCGAGGCTACTGATGGCGCCTGTTAAGCACATGTTACAATCAAAGGCGGATAAATCAGGCCTACACTGCGCCAGGGAGTACAGAGTCATTGAGCTCGTGAAAATCGCTTCTCTTGTGGCGAACATTTTAGCCGAAGGAGAATTCACGGCATCCTGCGCCACACCCTTCAGCGTGGATGCAAGAAAATTGATAAAGCTAGTAATTTCGGAGTCAGGAACGCTCTGTTCGGAACTGTAGTCAATACTTGGGACTATGTTGTTGAGGAAGGAAAGGTTGGAGTAGCGCACCATACACTCGTCATACCATATTACAGACTCTGTTTGGTTGGTGCAAAGGCGTGTGATGTTGTCAGCCGCGGCGGCGACACAGTGGTGGCAGACGGAGGGGGTGACGTCACCGCGGCAGAGGAAGAGCCCCTTGACCTCCCCAGGGGCTCCAAGGGAGATGTTGGTGAGGTAGTAACCATCGTGGAGGGTGGCGTTGGAGACTAGGGATGAGAGGAGGATGTTCAAGTTGGTTTGGAATGTTGTGTTGGGTCGGTAAAAGGATCCATCGTTTGTGCAGGCATGTCTGCTATATGTAGGAGCAGCTTCACTTGCAAAGTTTAGAAACACAAACAGGGAGAGAATTAGCAAGTGGGTTGAACACGATTTCAAGATGAACATCTCGAAGAGGTAAAATAAGTAGATTTTGTTCTGACACTTAATGTTTCAGTGTAATTATCAGATTCTGGTGGggtggatgatgatgatgagtcTTATAATGACGAGTattgtatacaagtcaatgttAGCTAACGCCAAAGACTTTACCATTTTGCTAAAAGTTAAATCAAATATTGTAAATTTTGAACGATTTGAAGAAAATCAAACAGTGTCTCTGTTTTGTGTTACagttctataaaaaaaaatgattaaagtACTGAATAGTTTGGCGGAATTTACCTGATGTTGATGCGTTAAGTGTAACACAAATTCGTAAAATAAAGTATCTTTGACAACTGTTCTTGAGCTGATGCAAGGAAAGGACCAGTGTGGGAGGTGGGTAAAACAAAAATACTCGTTACAT encodes the following:
- the LOC137827525 gene encoding cysteine-rich receptor-like protein kinase 10 isoform X2 translates to MFILKSCSTHLLILSLFVFLNFASEAAPTYSRHACTNDGSFYRPNTTFQTNLNILLSSLVSNATLHDGYYLTNISLGAPGEVKGLFLCRGDVTPSVCHHCVAAAADNITRLCTNQTESVIWYDECMVRYSNLSFLNNIVPSIDYSSEQSVPDSEITSFINFLASTLKGVAQDAVNSPSAKMFATREAIFTSSMTLYSLAQCRPDLSAFDCNMCLTGAISSLGEGKRGARNLLPSCNVRYELYPFYNVSAESAKPESLSPSSGKSSISIIVAIAVPIVVAVVLFIVGVCFLRKRASNRYINSFRQDSIVDDLTDVESLQFDLATIEAATNRFSDENKIGQGGFGVVYKGVLPDGQEIAVKRLSVTSLQGAVEFRNEAALVAKLQHRNLVRLLGFCLEGQEKILIYEYIPNKSLDYFLFDSIKQRELDWSKRYKIIVGIARGILYLHEDSQLRIVHRDLKASNVLLDENMNSKISDFGMAKIFQADQTQVNTGRIVGTYGYMSPEYAMRGQFSMKSDVFSFGVLVLEIVSGKKNTDFYQSNHADDLLIFAWKKWTEQTTMEFLDPALRGSCSRNEVNRCIHIGLLCVQENPSDRPSMATIALMLNSYSVTLSMPRQPASFLRGRGPNRLNQGLESDQSTTDQFTSCSVPWSVNEVSLTEVYPR
- the LOC137827525 gene encoding cysteine-rich receptor-like protein kinase 10 isoform X1, which translates into the protein MFILKSCSTHLLILSLFVFLNFASEAAPTYSRHACTNDGSFYRPNTTFQTNLNILLSSLVSNATLHDGYYLTNISLGAPGEVKGLFLCRGDVTPSVCHHCVAAAADNITRLCTNQTESVIWYDECMVRYSNLSFLNNIVPSIDYSSEQSVPDSEITSFINFLASTLKGVAQDAVNSPSAKMFATREAIFTSSMTLYSLAQCRPDLSAFDCNMCLTGAISSLGEGKRGARNLLPSCNVRYELYPFYNVSAESAKPESLSPSSGKSSISIIVAIAVPIVVAVVLFIVGVCFLRKRASNRYINSFRQDSSNLSFFFKVIVSCNLSHLPLIGLLMITVFLCCIVVDDLTDVESLQFDLATIEAATNRFSDENKIGQGGFGVVYKGVLPDGQEIAVKRLSVTSLQGAVEFRNEAALVAKLQHRNLVRLLGFCLEGQEKILIYEYIPNKSLDYFLFDSIKQRELDWSKRYKIIVGIARGILYLHEDSQLRIVHRDLKASNVLLDENMNSKISDFGMAKIFQADQTQVNTGRIVGTYGYMSPEYAMRGQFSMKSDVFSFGVLVLEIVSGKKNTDFYQSNHADDLLIFAWKKWTEQTTMEFLDPALRGSCSRNEVNRCIHIGLLCVQENPSDRPSMATIALMLNSYSVTLSMPRQPASFLRGRGPNRLNQGLESDQSTTDQFTSCSVPWSVNEVSLTEVYPR